A window from Bos indicus x Bos taurus breed Angus x Brahman F1 hybrid chromosome 26, Bos_hybrid_MaternalHap_v2.0, whole genome shotgun sequence encodes these proteins:
- the ANKRD22 gene encoding ankyrin repeat domain-containing protein 22, producing the protein MGILYSEPICQAAYQNDLGQVWRWVREDGSYINIQDGFNGDTPLICACRRGHMRIVSFLLRRNADVNLKNQKQRTCLHYAVKKRFTFFDYLLIILLMPVLLIGYFLMVSKTKQNEALVRMLLNAGVDVNAIDCYGCTALHYACEMKNQTLIPLLLEARANPTIKNKDGETSLDIAQRLKFSQIELMLRKAS; encoded by the exons CCCATCTGCCAGGCGGCCTATCAGAATGACCTGGGTCAAGTGTGGCGGTGGGTGAGGGAAGACGGCAGCTATATCAACATCCAAGACGGCTTTAATGGAGACACCCCTTTGATCTGTGCTTGCAGGCGGGGGCACATGAGaattgtttccttccttctgagaAGGAATGCTGATGTGAATCTCAAAAACCAG AAACAGAGAACCTGCTTGCATTATGCCGTGAAGAAAAGATTTACCTTCTTTGATTATCTACTCATTATCCTCTTAATGCCTGTCCTGCTTATTGGGTATTTCCTCATG GTGTCAAAGACGAAGCAGAATGAGGCTCTTGTACGAATGCTGCTTAATGCTGGTGTTGACGTTAATGCCATAGACTGT tATGGCTGCACTGCACTACACTATGCCTGTGAAATGAAAAACCAAACGCTCATTCCTCTGCTCCTTGAAGCCCGTGCAAACCCCACGATAAAGAATAAG gaTGGTGAGACTTCCCTGGATATTGCACAGAGATTAAAATTTTCCCAGATTGAATTAATGCTAAGGAAAGCATCATAG